One window of the Chitinophaga niabensis genome contains the following:
- a CDS encoding rhomboid family intramembrane serine protease, which translates to MIGFPPRYGTTYRLENRTSAEQLMIAWMAVEKMGWEISTVSPDSITAFTNFSLRSWNEQVSIRITEEEIELFSVSTGVQVLDFFRNRQNIRRLLKEMATINTDISAELLLSQYEERKAQFSQAENFVHLTHNTRMVSGFMNVFRPVKGYFITPILITLQVLLFLVLTNKWLFPQSTWWTIDPQALLDVGANYKPLTLFGEPWRLLTANFLHADVLHLFFNMYGLMVCGIYLESLLGRWRFLLIYLLCGIGGGMASLWWHDRLVSVGASGAVFGLFGFILMLLLHRFLQPGERKALLISIGIYLVFSMSAVFFVDNFDHAWHIGGLITGAILAWIIYPGLRTSTFTRTAWAAGIMSSLFIGIYFLLPRDVNIYIEKLEKMDENFVLAAVVYNNQHSGEERKKLLKDFGIYYMNENLRIMDEIDQLSLSADSRNHNKLLRRLITTQKSMYNYSYKTLEEGKNRYDKEILEAIHELGKMQKLLSD; encoded by the coding sequence ATGATCGGATTCCCTCCCAGATATGGAACCACCTACCGCCTGGAAAACCGCACATCCGCTGAACAGCTGATGATCGCGTGGATGGCTGTTGAAAAAATGGGCTGGGAGATCAGTACAGTAAGCCCGGATAGCATCACAGCCTTTACCAATTTTAGCCTCCGCTCCTGGAATGAACAGGTTAGCATCCGGATCACCGAAGAAGAAATTGAACTTTTCAGCGTATCTACCGGCGTGCAGGTACTGGACTTTTTCAGGAACCGCCAGAACATCCGCCGGCTGCTGAAAGAAATGGCCACTATAAATACGGATATATCCGCTGAATTACTTCTCTCACAATACGAAGAAAGGAAAGCACAGTTCAGCCAGGCAGAAAATTTCGTTCATCTCACACATAACACCCGCATGGTCAGCGGGTTCATGAATGTATTCAGGCCGGTAAAGGGATATTTCATCACTCCCATCCTGATCACCTTACAGGTACTGCTCTTTCTAGTCCTCACCAATAAATGGCTGTTCCCCCAAAGCACCTGGTGGACAATTGACCCGCAGGCACTATTGGATGTTGGCGCTAACTACAAACCCCTCACACTTTTCGGGGAACCCTGGCGTTTGCTGACAGCCAACTTTTTGCATGCGGATGTATTACACCTGTTCTTTAATATGTATGGCCTGATGGTCTGTGGCATCTACCTGGAATCCCTCCTGGGCAGATGGCGCTTCCTGCTGATCTATCTGCTTTGCGGCATCGGAGGAGGTATGGCCAGCTTATGGTGGCACGACAGGCTTGTTTCTGTTGGAGCCTCGGGAGCGGTATTCGGTTTATTCGGATTCATCCTCATGCTGCTGTTGCATCGTTTCCTGCAACCGGGAGAAAGGAAAGCACTCCTCATCAGCATTGGCATCTACCTCGTTTTTAGTATGTCTGCCGTTTTCTTTGTGGACAATTTTGATCATGCCTGGCATATCGGCGGATTGATCACCGGCGCTATCCTGGCCTGGATAATATATCCCGGGCTAAGAACATCCACCTTTACCCGCACAGCTTGGGCTGCAGGCATCATGAGTTCATTGTTCATCGGCATCTATTTCCTGCTGCCAAGGGATGTAAATATCTATATTGAAAAACTGGAAAAGATGGACGAGAACTTTGTGCTGGCAGCCGTGGTGTATAACAACCAGCACTCCGGGGAAGAACGAAAAAAATTACTGAAGGACTTTGGCATCTATTACATGAATGAAAACCTGCGCATCATGGATGAGATAGATCAGTTGTCCCTCAGCGCAGATTCCCGCAATCATAATAAACTACTGCGCAGATTGATCACCACGCAAAAGAGCATGTATAACTATAGTTATAAAACATTGGAAGAAGGGAAAAACCGGTATGACAAGGAGATCCTCGAAGCCATCCATGAATTAGGTAAAATGCAAAAGCTGCTGTCGGATTAA